One genomic window of Amphiura filiformis chromosome 3, Afil_fr2py, whole genome shotgun sequence includes the following:
- the LOC140147419 gene encoding uncharacterized protein, protein MNESLHSLIRKEYGKDCLKLTKDLEKTARKVANYRNHLRFNLRCLQADVIPRSARLSSNIKGSRAEKIIHSAERKLLNERVRQVNFTIKNLNNKKSDISRELGARLPTEINNRVTQFTEHAQLAQHETTKSRQVEKFGRLAAVSRADKDRNWRQKESLIDPNIKDRWVRNLSHRKLSVSEQSLLEKGLNFAVASKRIQVTDIITATESAIRGASIGPDKAEELRSRVSASIKSAKPPQYNLSKNEFSALESLKKDENITILPADKGRCTVVLNSKDYDQKAKALLDDAKTYTPLRKDPTSGIKRKLTSKLGELEKNGSIDFKLKHQLYPTSETIPGFTASRRFTRTPSPYVRS, encoded by the coding sequence atgaatgagagtctacacagtttgattCGTAAGGAATACGGCAAGGATTGCCTAAAACTAACAAAGGACCTTGAGAAAACGGCGAGGAAAGTAGCGAATTATCGCAACCATTTACGATTCAACCTCCGGTGTTTACAGGCTGATGTGATACCCCGTAGCGCGAGACTCAGTTCTAATATCAAGGGATCGCGTGCGGAAAAGATCATTCACAGTGCTGAACGCAAATTGTTAAACGAGAGAGTTAGACAGGTTAATTTTACGATCAAGAATTTAAACAACAAGAAATCTGACATTTCCCGCGAGTTGGGTGCTCGGTTGCCAACGGAGATAAACAACAGGGTCACGCAGTTCACTGAGCATGCGCAGCTAGCACAACACGAAACAACAAAATCTAGACAGGTAGAGAAATTCGGCAGGCTTGCAGCGGTTTCACGTGCCGATAAAGATAGGAATTGGAGACAAAAAGAGAGCTTAATTGATCCTAACATCAAAGATAGATGGGTGAGAAATTTATCGCATAGAAAACTCTCGGTAAGTGAGCAAAGTTTACTTGAAAAGGGACTAAATTTCGCGGTTGCATCTAAGCGAATTCAGGTCACTGACATTATCACTGCCACTGAATCGGCGATCAGAGGAGCTTCTATCGGGCCAGATAAAGCGGAAGAATTACGTTCGCGAGTGAGTGCCAGTATTAAAAGTGCCAAACCACCTCAATATAATCTGAGCAAAAATGAATTTAGTGCGCTAGAAAGCTTAAAGAAGGATGAAAACATCACGATCCTTCCGGCTGATAAGGGCCGTTGCACTGTGGTTTTAAATAGCAAAGACTATGATCAGAAGGCTAAAGCACTGTTAGACGATGCTAAAACTTACACTCCTCTCAGAAAAGATCCAACGAGTGGTATAAAGCGGAAGTTGACTTCTAAACTTGGTGAACTTGAGAAAAATGGGTCAATTGATTTCAAGTTAAAACATCAGCTGTACCCGACATCTGAAACCATCCCAGGTTTTACGGCCTCCCGAAGGTTCACAAGGACACCATCCCCTTACGTCCGATCGTGA